A genomic segment from Armatimonadota bacterium encodes:
- a CDS encoding alpha/beta fold hydrolase yields MIWLAVVLSAYLLLLVAAVLYSAHPTRIPLFFSPGGVGLPQADVEMETRDGVRIRGWWIARPGSKRVAILAHGYLMNRSELAPLAVWLWQRGYNCLLPDLRAHGKSGRARCTIGRDEALDLEACLKLAKGRIEGAEIVLFGSSMGAAASAFCAAEQPEGIRALVLDGPYSRLISATLGWWRFLGGWALQVLMAPTVLLAVPLTGVNPFKVDVAAALKKIGPMPVLLLHGSKDRLAPPGEAARNLAACENGRLVWLQGCDHAEGRWVLPEVFLGAIEEFLQEHGLIESGKVDAPIWG; encoded by the coding sequence ATGATTTGGCTGGCTGTCGTCCTTTCCGCTTACCTGCTTCTCCTTGTGGCCGCGGTGCTCTACAGCGCCCACCCGACGCGCATCCCGCTCTTTTTTTCTCCGGGAGGTGTCGGCCTTCCCCAAGCGGACGTCGAGATGGAAACCCGGGACGGCGTCAGGATTCGCGGATGGTGGATCGCCAGACCGGGCTCCAAGCGCGTGGCCATCCTCGCGCACGGCTATCTGATGAACCGCTCCGAGCTCGCGCCGCTCGCCGTCTGGCTGTGGCAGCGCGGCTACAACTGCCTTCTACCCGACCTTCGAGCACACGGCAAGAGCGGCAGGGCCAGGTGTACGATCGGAAGGGACGAGGCGCTGGACCTTGAAGCCTGCCTAAAGCTGGCCAAGGGCAGGATCGAAGGAGCTGAGATTGTGCTGTTTGGCTCCAGCATGGGCGCAGCGGCAAGCGCGTTTTGTGCGGCCGAGCAACCGGAAGGCATCCGAGCACTCGTGCTCGACGGCCCGTACTCTCGCCTCATTTCGGCGACGCTCGGATGGTGGCGATTCCTGGGCGGCTGGGCTCTGCAAGTGCTCATGGCTCCGACCGTTCTGCTTGCCGTCCCCCTAACGGGCGTCAACCCGTTCAAAGTCGACGTGGCGGCAGCCCTTAAGAAGATTGGCCCGATGCCGGTGCTGCTTCTCCACGGCTCGAAGGACCGCCTCGCACCCCCAGGAGAAGCCGCCAGAAACTTGGCAGCCTGCGAGAATGGCCGGCTGGTCTGGCTGCAGGGATGCGACCACGCCGAGGGCCGATGGGTCCTGCCCGAGGTGTTCTTGGGGGCGATCGAGGAGTTCCTCCAGGAACATGGCCTGATCGAATCGGGAAAGGTCGATGCGCCGATTTGGGGCTGA